A region of the Anolis sagrei isolate rAnoSag1 chromosome 4, rAnoSag1.mat, whole genome shotgun sequence genome:
agctcatccaaccatgtctcggtgatgcatgccagatccgccacctcatccaggatcaagtcttTAATGACagaggtcttaccattaacggatctggtgTTCAAGAGCAGAATTTTAAGTCCAGGGGGTCTGTCAAGGAGACTACCACACCTAACCTTCTCCAGTGTCACAAGtactctgctgcgcttctccctgggtaaAGAGTGAccgctcttcctccttctccacaCCACCTCAATGGCACCTAACCCattctggagaggtttggggaaaatacaccttggcaTGTGggagtttctgggatgtatagttcccctagaCAGGAAAAAGGGTGTATGGTATAGAGTAGTGTAATACTTCTCATATAGGTATTCAATTTATCCACGTTTTACATAAGTATACTCATAACATAGTAAGTGGTATAACTCACATAATTTTATTCCAAACTTGCTAAGATTCTCAAGAATAACTAAGACTTCAAATTAGGTTAATAATGCATACTTAACATAAAGCTGTACATATAGGTAACCCTTACTCTAACAgtacagtagtagtagtattggttCTGTAATACAAATGAAGTTCAAAAACAGTCTTATTGCCGTCTTGAATTTGTTCTTAAGTCTTCATGGAGTCAACAAACAAATTAATGCACATATAAATTCTTCATACAAGTGAAGTTGACGTGGATTTACTCTTGGGTAAGTCCTTTGCCACAGGGTTGTAGTTTcagtcctttattattgttgttgtttctagaTGTCAGGGACAGCCAAGTAACCTGTAGTGCCGGCTGAGTACAACTGGTTTCCCGGGTACAGGCCAGTTTCGATACTTCCTCAGCTAATCTCCCTGTTTActtggctctgccttcttatctttttctagtaaaattcaaaataaaagaaGAACTAGCTAGTATATTACATTATACCATACTAACAATAGGCATGTAAAGGAACACCCCAAACTGATGTATAACATAAATAATAGTCTTAGTATTAAAGTTGTGACTTACATACTCTTGCAGGATTTTTACATGTAGAGTTCTTTCATTAGTAGCGAGCACTCTATTGAGGTACAGCAGGTTCTTAAGTATTGTAGGAACAATACAGTTAATTAGGTGCTAAGAGATCATTAAAGGTAacaggtttctcccctgtgtgagtcctttcatgtgaatgTAGAGTTGTACTcttagtgaagctctgtccacattccaggcatttataaggtttctccccagtgtgagtcctcttaTGTGTACGTAGACTTGaaatctgagtgaagctctgtccacactccaggcaggaatagggtttctccccagtgtgagtccttagatgggaacgtagagttgaactctgagtgaagctttgaccacattccaggcatttataaggtttctccccagtgtgggtcctttcATGTTTACGTAGACTTGAATTATGAGTGTacctctgtccacattccaggcatgtatagggcttctccccagtgtgtgtcctttcatgTAAAAGTAGACCTGACATATTAGCAAAGCTttgtccacattcctggcatttatagggtttctccccagtgtgaatctttTGATGTATACatagatttgaactctgagtgaagctctgaccacattccagacatttataaggtttctccccagtgtgagtcctttcatgtgaacgtagagttgaactctgagtgaagctctgtccacattccaggcatttatagggtttctccccagtgtgagtcctttcatgtgaacgtagatttgaactctgagtgaagctctgaccacattccaggcatttatagggtttctccccagtgtgagtctttacaTGTCTACGTAGATGTGAACaacgagcaaagctctgtccacactccaggcaggaatagggtttctccccagtgtgagtcctttcatgtgaacgtagacctgatatcctagcaaagctctgtccacattccaggcatttatagggtttctccccagtgtgaatcctttgatgcatACGTAGACTTACATTatcagcaaagctctgtccacactccaggcaggaatagggtttctccccagtgtgagtctttacaTGTTGCTGCAGACTATCcctccgagtgaagctctttccacactccaggcatgtatagggtttctgcccagtgtgagtcctttcatgtgaatgtagatttgaacactgagtgaagctctgtccacactgcaggcaggaatagggtttctccccagtgtgagtctttacaTGTTGCTGCAGACTATCCCTCCGagtaaagctctttccacactccaggcagttatagggtttctcctccaTGTCAAGAATGATACGGGTGTTGAATTCCAATACAGAGACTTGACTCTTCTTTATTCCTTTGTTATCTGTAAGTGAAGTCAAGAATTCAGCAAGATCATCGCCTCGAGAGGATGTCTTCTCCCTGTATTATTGGTTTCCTTACTGCATCCAAGAGGTCGCTCCAAAGAGTCCTCCCTTCcctggagaagaaagaagagaaagatcaaGGATGGAAGCCAGAGACCTCCTCTACCTCCAagatttcccccttccccttcatgGGTCACGTTGAGAAAGGAAATACCAAGAAAGGCCGACACTGGGGCCTCACGCACATCTCCAGAGACCAGCCGTGGGAATCAATGGTTCTTTGAAAAGAAGAGAATGAATTcagaaggagagagggatggaggaagacaaaaaggaacgagagaaggaaaaatggggaaatcctAATTCTGGAACAtcatattgattttattgggatgAAGAGAAATGTGGAAAAGCTCCTTTTATGAGTTCCCCATAAATGTcatgctcctattttatctcattacagtcttttaattgttttatcctgtatatttatttatttatttcggcacttctaccccgcccttctcaccccctcgGTATAGGTATATGTGGCCTgcccgttgttgttgttattgtgattgATTGAATATGGGGGGAgtggttgattttatcattttggagttgtagttgctgggatttatagttcacctacaatcaaagagcattctgaactccaccagcaatggcattgaaccaaactcccatgaccaccagaaaatactggagggtttggtgggcattggccttgagtttgggagttgtagttcacctccctccagagagcactgtggactctaaccaGGATGGAcctgatggaccaaacttggcccggatactcaatgtgcccaaatgtgacccctggtggagtttgggggaaatacacatttgggagttgtcgttgctgtaGTTACCCTAGAATCAcgaagcattctgaactccaccaacgatagaattgggccaaacttcccacacagaacccccatgaccaatgagaaaatactgtgttttctgatgatctttggtgacccctctaccACCCCCCCTTCACGAAccactcaggggtcccaacccccaggttgagaaacgctagtcTAGGGAAAGGTTTTCAGCAGCGGAAGGAGAGCTCAAGAATGTCCTAGGAATGTCTTTGAAGTGACCAACGCAATAAATCCCAACCTGGGAAGAAAGGGCATCTGCTCTGAGGGATCCTCCCATAGAAGCCACCTCAACAATGCCCAAATAAGCATATGCAAAACAGCCTGAAAGGGGGAAAGTCCTGGGAAGGGGGATTTATACAAGAGAAGAGTTTTTGATGAACTTCAAAGGAAAACGACGGGAGAGACTGTGaagaagggtcctcaaactaaggcccgggggcctccaaggttatttacccggccctcgctcagggtcaacctaagtctgaaagcacacaacaacaacaacaacaacaacaatcctatttcatcaccccattcaggcccacacttcccattgaaatactaataactttatatatctgtatctatatatctatatacgcactaaaaataagatatgtgcagtgtgcagaggaattcatgttttcttttctttcgaattataatccggccctccaagagtttgagggactgtgacctggccctctgtttacaaagtgtgaggacccctgctgtcAAGGAATCAACGAAAGGACCAACTTGTAAGGATCGGCCAGTGATTGAGGCGTGAGGACTATTCCCTCCCCAATGAGGGAGGAAAGCGTAATTGTTAATTTCCAGATTAAGGGATACAAACTGAAACTCAACCAAGAATGATGGGTAATTAATGGGATTC
Encoded here:
- the LOC132775222 gene encoding zinc finger protein 135-like gives rise to the protein MEEKPYNCLECGKSFTRRDSLQQHVKTHTGEKPYSCLQCGQSFTQCSNLHSHERTHTGQKPYTCLECGKSFTRRDSLQQHVKTHTGEKPYSCLECGQSFADNVSLRMHQRIHTGEKPYKCLECGQSFARISGLRSHERTHTGEKPYSCLECGQSFARCSHLRRHVKTHTGEKPYKCLECGQSFTQSSNLRSHERTHTGEKPYKCLECGQSFTQSSTLRSHERTHTGEKPYKCLECGQSFTQSSNLCIHQKIHTGEKPYKCQECGQSFANMSGLLLHERTHTGEKPYTCLECGQRYTHNSSLRKHERTHTGEKPYKCLECGQSFTQSSTLRSHLRTHTGEKPYSCLECGQSFTQISSLRTHKRTHTGEKPYKCLECGQSFTKSTTLHSHERTHTGEKPVTFNDLLAPN